The following is a genomic window from Meriones unguiculatus strain TT.TT164.6M chromosome 7, Bangor_MerUng_6.1, whole genome shotgun sequence.
TTCTCTATGTGACACATTTTGTGTAGTAGAGACAAGGGTAAGCTGGATGACAAACATTTGTTCTGAAGAATATTATGAATATATTTCATCTTGTTATTAAATAAAGACTAATTTAAGATTACATGTTTAATTGTGTATCAGACATTTGTCCCATACTTGTGAATAAgtgcatatttttctgacatcTAAAGGCTTGTTTTATCTGAAAAGGTAAAAGAATTTTTGAATATTactttattactatttattcttACATTTTTCAATATATTTAAATCATTGTTCAAACCACATCAATAGTATCTGCATTTTAATCTGTATGTTTTATGGAATATTAAtgataaacatatgtatatatttttaaagaattttcctATATATTAATGTGTTTTACATAtccttataaatattttatatatgcctatatattcatatatatatatgtattcctaaatatacaCAATGCTGAGAACCAGAAATATAAAAcagtaagaaataaataataccGATAATTAACTGTAATATCTATGACCTGATGTGTTGCCccacaatgaaaataaaacaaatatggtTGCAAACACAACTCACAGACACTGTTGTTTGCTAGTagcaggagggagagaaggtatTTAAGTAAAGGTGCTACAGTGTAGAGCTTTATGGTTTGTATAAGGTAAATCCTAGagaaaattttatatattgtGGTCGGTTTTTGGAATGAAAGGCAATGGTATACTATGAGATTTAGAAAGAAAGTCCCTTAAAAGTTCCATTCTGCactcagaaatattttaaaaagaaagcccaaagtaataataataaaagaaatttttaaatgacataaaTATTTCCCACTGTTATACATAAGTTAATAACCTCCATATTGTAATTAATATCTCTGACTTACGCATTCATCCCTGTCAATTAAAAACTAGATAAGAACAGATACtgcacttgatcttagccaaaaagTTTTTACAAGCAAAGCTCATCTAGTCCTGTATTCTATGGAGGAAAGGGGCTTGGTAGATGTGGTTATGTGATTATTTTCTATCATTAAATTTAGAAGTTTGAAAATGGCATTAGATTCATAAAATATAGGAAATCAAAAAACCATGTCGTAATATAAACGTTACTCATACATTTGAGATATATTGCAAGAATCTGTAATTTGAAGGTGTATAGAAGTTATGACTAAATATAGATATTTCAGGTAAAATTATTAAAGGTGATTATAAGCAAAAgcataaataaacatttattttaaattttgaatatagaatattatatacatttatattatatacaattatgtataaaacataattatataaatatatatcagtGTAAATTTTAGTAGGAATGAAGAGACTTGGTAAATATCTTATAGAAAGATTTCTATCAGCTCATTGCATACAGTAATACTAATATTTAATCTATCAATTCTTCTGTATTAAGTTtatactttcatttcttttttatcaatAGATCCTGTTAACAGTAAATCAGCATGAGAAACCACTCTGTGGTCACTGAGTTTGTGCTCTTGGGCATATCTGACTCACCAGAACTTCAGgttgtgatttttctctttttattcataGCTTACGTATTAAGTGTGTGTGGAAACCTAACCATCATCATCCTCACCTTGCTAGACTCTCAGTTAAAGACTCCTATGTACTTTTTCCTCCGGAATTTCTCCTTTCTAGAAATTATGTTCACCAGTGTTTCCATCCCCAGATTTTTGGGGTCAATAATTACTAAAGTCAAGACCATTTCCTATAACAACTGTTTGGCTCAGCTATTTTTCTTCATCTCCATGGGAGTGTCTGAGTTCTTTCTTCTAACTGCCATGTCCTATGACCGCTATGTCGCCATCTGCAAGCCACTCCACTACACTGTCATCATGAGTCAGAAAGTTTGCATCCTTCTTGTCCTCACCTCATGGCTGGCAGGATTTCTGACCATTTTTCCACCATTAATGTTGGTCCTCAAGTTAGATTTCTGTGCTTCAAATGTCATTGACCACTTTTCCTGTGACTATTTCCCCATTTTACAACTCTCCTGCTCAGATACAAGGAGTTTAGAGATGATTGGCTTTTACTTTGCTTTTGTCACCCTGCTGTTCACACTGGCACTAGTGATCTTGTCATATATCTCTATCATCAGCACCATTCTCAGGTTCCCATCTGCCAGTCAGAGGAAAAAGGCTTTCTCCACCTGTTCCTCTCACATGATTGTCATCTCCATCTCTTACGGAAGCTGCATTTTCATGTATGTCAAACCTTCTGCAAATGAAAGGGCATCCCTGACCAAAGGGGTGGCTGTTCTCAATACTTCAATTGCTCCCATGTTGAACCCTTTTATTTACACATTgagaaacaaacaagtaaaacaagCCTTCAAGGATTTCATTAACACAGTAGTACTTTATAGAAGCAAATGAGGGTAAATGTTAACAGGAACAGATATTGTAATGACATAAAGACAAAATGAAGTTTATTGTACTCGCTCATAATGTTCTTATCTGTCAGCTGCCTATGCTGCTGAGCACATTGATGCTGGCTTACTATTAATCTGAATGATGTTACAGTATGACTTCTTTTAGACATGTGTCTGCTAAGTGCAGTGATTTTTGGTTTGCTCCTTTCTTGGTTTGCTTGGCTGTAGGGTTCATTTTTGAGACAACAGTCAGTGCATAGATCAGAGGGGTCTGCAACACCCAGTTCTCTTGGATTCTTCAGAGCAGGTGGAACTCACGACCCTGAGTTGTATATTGCACAGTTTTACAATTCTGAGTAGAAAACCATTTGCTGGAGGAAACATAGTAGTGTGCTGATtcttaataataaagttattctACACTCTTTTAGTTATAGGACTCACTTCTGTCTTGATAATCTTACGCTGAATTTTCTCTGATACTAATATAAAACTACAATAAGATTTTatgaaatgaataatttaaagaaatctcTCTGATCTTTCCACTTACACgatgtttgtatttttctacttgGAAATCATTGGAAGTTCATAATATCATTTATTATATAGTTATTCTGAAACCATTGTAGCCAATGCTTTATGTTGTCTATGTTGGTCTGTATTTGCTCTTAGACTATATAAAAGTATCATAATTAGTCTGACCAAATCCAGAAAACTGATGAGAATTTCCTCAAAAATAGAAGTGCTTTTATAAAGTACTTATTCTATGTATCTTTCAACCGAGTATGTGTTATTTCATATCTTACTTAATCTTCATAGTCCCTGGAAATTTTTCCATGgtgttttttaataaatataaatgagtTTATTGATGTTCAGGAAGGTTGAGTAACAAGACATTAAATCGGTGACTACATTTTATCCAGGATTAAAGAAAGATATAACATAATTTTCAGATATAAAGTAAtttccaattttaaaatgaaacaaaatacagtgttttctctatttttatatttctcaTAGCTTGTACTGAGCATTTGTactatttttattaagtttttcaCTTCTTTGACTGTTTCTATTAAGGTATATACTAATCTGTCATTTCAATGGGCACATCAATAGCAATCAATTAAAATAAGGAACTTATAAACTGTGATTGCTGGGGAGTAGCAGCTTGAACAGGAAGCATGAAAAGTGAGTGGTAGGtaaaaaaagctttttaaaggaagaaaatctaAAATGAATGGAGATGCTGATTTTTGAGTACACTATAGAAACTTCCTAAGTCAAAAACTACAGtggcctcgcatcctgagcgtatcattttagctttttatggtatccaaccatgcttggggagaatgtcctgcttcaatggctgtaaaggcctgaatgatcatggctgcatcacactgttgtgggactctaatcttgcatatataccacaggcaaaccaaggagaccaacaccagaaggcctgttaacactcccatgcctgcccattccttcagatgattcatggctgggggaactgtagagagctgcggaatgctatgccttaaagatggagctggt
Proteins encoded in this region:
- the LOC110544928 gene encoding olfactory receptor 6C3-like, whose amino-acid sequence is MRNHSVVTEFVLLGISDSPELQVVIFLFLFIAYVLSVCGNLTIIILTLLDSQLKTPMYFFLRNFSFLEIMFTSVSIPRFLGSIITKVKTISYNNCLAQLFFFISMGVSEFFLLTAMSYDRYVAICKPLHYTVIMSQKVCILLVLTSWLAGFLTIFPPLMLVLKLDFCASNVIDHFSCDYFPILQLSCSDTRSLEMIGFYFAFVTLLFTLALVILSYISIISTILRFPSASQRKKAFSTCSSHMIVISISYGSCIFMYVKPSANERASLTKGVAVLNTSIAPMLNPFIYTLRNKQVKQAFKDFINTVVLYRSK